The Lathyrus oleraceus cultivar Zhongwan6 chromosome 5, CAAS_Psat_ZW6_1.0, whole genome shotgun sequence genome includes the window AAGAGAAGCAGTTGTTTGTTAAACTTTTGAAGTGTGAGTTTCTGTTGAAGGAAGTGActttccttggccatgtgatcTCTAGTGGTGGTATTTcggttgatccttctaagattgAGGCTATATCTCAATGGGAAGCACCAAAATTCGTGTTTGAGATTCGTAGTTTTCTTGGTTTGGCAAGTTATTATCAAAAGTTTATTGAAGGCTTTTCTAAGTTATCTTTGTTGTTAACGCAGTTaactaggaaaggtcaagctttcatttggactgCACAATGTGAAGCTAGTTTTCAAGACTTGAAGAGGAGATtgactactacttctgttttGATTTTACCGAATCCATCAGAACCatttgttgtgtattgtgatgcttctttgttgggtttatgaggtgtgttaatgcagaatcaacaagttgtagcttatgcttcaaggaAACTCAAAGTGCATGAGAGGAATTATCTGACTCATGATTTGGAATTAgttgttgttgtgtttgttttgaagatttggagacattatttgtttgggtcgagatttgatgtgtttagtgatcacaagagtttgacGTATTTGTTCGATAAGAAAaagttgaatatgaggcaaaggagatggttggaattcttgaaggattgtgattttggtttgaattaccatcaTGGCAAAATGAATGTTGTAGCCGACGCTTTGAGTAGGAAATATTTTCATATATCGATGTTGATGGTGCGAGAATTGGATTTGCTTGAACAATTCGAGATATGAGTTTAGTTTGTGAAGAGACTTCTTTTGGAGTGGAGCTTGGTATGTTAAAGCTTACTAGTGGAATTTTGGATGAGATTCGAGAAGGTCATAAATCTAATTTGGTTTTGGTAGATCGATTGTCGTTGATCAATCAAGGTAAAGGTGATGAttttcggattgatgagaatggtatcatgaggtgtcaTGATAGAGTTTGTGTTCCCGATGTTTCagatttgagaaagaggattcttgatGAAAGACATCatagtggtttgagtattcatcctggtgctactaagatgtatcaagatttgaGGAAATTGTTTTGGTGGCCTGGTATGAAGAAAGAGATTGCGGAATTTGTGTATTCGTGTTTGATTTGTCAGAAatcgaagattgagcatcagaagccgttTGGTTTGTTACAATCGTTATCTATTCCTGAATGGAAATGGGGTAGTatttctatggattttgtttcgggtttacctAGGACTCCGAGtaattgtgaagctatttgggttattgtggacaggttgacgaaatcTGCTCACTTtattccgattagaatggattatccgaTGGAGAGGCTTGCAAAGCTGTATATTGAGAAAACTGtcagtttgcatggtattccgtctaaCATTGTGTTAGATAGGGATGCAAGGTTTACTTTGAGATATTGGGAAGGTTTGCAACGTGCTTTGGGTACAAAGTTGTGtttgagttctgcttatcatccgtagacagatggtcagactgagaggatGATTCAGTCGCTTGAGGATCTTTttagagcttgtgttttggaacagggaggtgcttgggatagttatttacctttgatttagtttacctacaacaatagttttcattcgagtattggtatggctccgtttgaagctttgtatggtagaaggtgtaggatgcctttgtgttggtacgaatctGGAGATAGTGTTATTGTTGGACCTGCGATAATTCAACAAACTACTGATAAGATGAAAATGATCAGAGAGAAGATGAAGGTTTCTTAGAGTCGTCAtaagagttatcatgacaaga containing:
- the LOC127082357 gene encoding uncharacterized protein LOC127082357, with protein sequence MGEFPIVHDFPEVFPDDVSDLPPEREVEFTIDLIHGTSLISMASYQMSPSELKELKSQLEDLLDKRVAIKNKYPLLRIDDLMDHLSEEDHAKHLRIVLSVLKEKQLFVKLLKCEFLLKEVTFLGHVISSGGISVDPSKIEAISQWEAPKFVFEIRSFLGLLTRKGQAFIWTAQCEASFQDLKRRLTTTSVLILPNPSEPFVVYFCEETSFGVELGMLKLTSGILDEIREGHKSNLVLVDRLSLINQGKGDDFRIDENGIMRCHDRKSKIEHQKPFGLLQSLSIPEWKWGSISMDFVSGLPRTPSNCEAIWVIVDRLTKSAHFIPIRMDYPMERLAKLYIEKTVSLHGIPSNIVLDRDARFTLRYWEDVGRALKSRKLTPRFIGPYQISEKVGDVAYRITLPPSLANIHDVFHVSQLRRYIADPLHVVQLDDVEVRDNLTVETLPMRIEEREVKQLRGKEMALVKVVWGGPTGVNVTWELKNQMRDSYPELFT